A region of the Bombyx mori chromosome 22, ASM3026992v2 genome:
ccactgagaaaatccggcaagaaactcagtgagctagttgtgcctgtgggttaatttactcgcctaacccttcgtcgcaagggacgggttcgacgagaacggtgaccggtgctttaggtacctttttttttttatcgctggggaatccatttacggatacccggtcgaggggggtaagagaccgggttatgtcggactccggcgcctccagagaagaacagggagaagaagaagggtcctcctcttctcccaattcctgccgggagactacgccttgagaaaggtgcgcgaggcactgcacggcgtcagccaccaagagctaccccgcaaaaccgactaccgactaaaccccatcgagccccaccactccgactccacgaaacccacggtaccgcacagtgcgcgccgaagggtgttttaggtacctaaaagcatcgttagagGATTGGGAGGATTGGAAATAACGTGGTTAGCGTTACTAACCAACTACTGACGACTCCACCGGCGCGGCCAGAAGGCGAAATATTACTATACTTGATCTTTAATATATCAGTTATTATATtacttaacacgttgactgccatgtagatCACCGATACCCTACGCGGCTtattgaagtaattatgtcgatttctgttactaagcgcttGGATCGcttaactttgccttcttttgtttgttaatatatGTTTTAGTCATCATAGGTCTTTCAGAAAAGGACttattctcagtatcttcggattcgttcTTCCTAGAATCTACTAAAtgttccggcgccttagtaagaagatcgaagagagaaatcgacataattacggCAAGTGAGTTCAAGAAGCGTtgtccgtcgcttgcgacgaagggttcgacgagtaaattaaccttcaAATACAGCACACTGCGTTTCTCgagggatcttctcagtgagtgggtggcgtttccgatcccgtggtagattctgcgaagcacggttcttgctagggttcgtgttagcaacatcgtcaggtctgagccccatgtgctcacctactagttaaggttacgctgaaatagcctctcaaggctcaaaAGGAGCGTTGTCATTTGCACGcgtataatacaatataaaaaaataaaatgtattcgcCTTTCTAGTATTAAAAAACACCAACCTTCACGGATGATAGTGTAATGAGTTAATTTTCACGCCGAGTAGAACCAATGTCAATTCGATAAATAGATGTATATCCTTTCATGTGACAGCATTAAAATGCGCGTATAACAGGGCGTtacaaatttattgtatttaaacaAAGTATAAAACGTATGATGGCAAACGACACACATTACTTGTGTATACCATTTAAAGATGAAATATTGTGAGTTGTTTGTCGCGCTCGGTGTTGTGTTTCTGGTAAGATTAACATTATAATCGTAATTACTAGACGTAATTTTAGGTTcaattagttttagtttactgatggtaggacgtctcgtgagtccgcacgggtaggtaccagcactctgtctatttctgccatgaagcagtaatgcgtctcagtttgaaggttggggcagccgttctattgttaaaactgagacctcacTCTCTCttgaactcttatctcaaggtgggatgcgatatttacgttgtaaatgtcaatggactctggtaatcactcagcaccaggtaggccgtgaggtCGTCAACGCATcaaagtagtaaaaaaaaaattatcaagtgTGAACAACACAATCTCAATTTGTgtttatactttaaataaagTTCCATTTGCatcaaataatatttgtttattctaTTATGTAAAAAACAACCTTTATAATCCAAGCAGCTTTGTCTTGAAGTTAGAGCTACGGATTCCTTATAACGTGTATCAACTATTTAAAGATATGGACAAAGGTAGTCGGATTTATAGCAGTATATTAATTGAATTGTGTATTTTGTGGGTTTCCAGTGCGCTTATTCACTTGTGGCGATTATGTTCATTGAGTTGCCTCTTTTCTTACATCGGACTCCACTGTGACCCTGGGGGCAGGCACTTCATCCAGATCACAGTCTCAAGTTCTACAGCCAAGAAGTTATTCATAATCTAGATTTTCAGCACCCGTTCTGGTGTATTTCATATGTTacgagttttatttataattcagtCAGCGATGGAATTTACTTTGTCTATTTTTTCCGATCCGTCTGTCAGTAGCAGACTCAGACGTTAAACTTGACGACTTAGACTTAACGGAGACTTTATGAACTCAATATATTTTCTTTGGAGAGACAACAAATTCTTAAAAGTTACAGATGGATATTGACTTaaagtttattcttattattatttaaatttcaggTGCTGATTCAAGACTACAACACAGGTATTGCATAGGTACACATAGTATTGCATAGTTGTATAGGTACTTACTCATTCTAGATTAGCTTGACCCAGCTATACCCAGTACCCAGTACCCAGACCTAGAAAAGTCAAATAGTCAAATTATCGATAGATCCCTTAATTTTCATGACTTatcggttattattattattattatcttgttCCCCTACCTATTAGCTGGTTGCCCTTAGGGGATATTCCAGTTAGGACGTTAATCAGCGCCTGAAGAGTCTAAAAGCACTGACAGTGGATCCGTGGAATCCGACAAGACACGTTTCGGGCGACGGCTGCGGGAATATGTTCGGTTATACTAAATGTGGTGGAATGgttataacattaaataaataatagtttaaaaaactaacaaaatacgcttttatagaaaatccaactaaaaatagaaaataaattttaattaatttgaattaaaaatagtgtaagaaaaaatgattttattgaaaaaaagcgtggggtgcttttcaggatatattatcaaaataacccttctactatttttaattcaaatttattaaaatatattttctattttttaattggatttactataaaagtattttgttagtttttttaaactattatttatttttaattttttagttgaatttcaatttcttcaatttttttttaattattatttgtcatcagtccttaataagtataccaaatttcaagtaaaGTAGTTTCAACgatttgaagggggtcaaaatcatgttcaaatattccgttacataataacatacctacatacgtctgaagtaataaaagcgtattaaaaaatattaataatgaattaacaacaacaacaccATTTAAATTTATCCGAAACAGCCTTGAAGATTACTTCGTTTTACAGATatgcaatatttattatatgatttttaattaagtacatattattaaacgTAATCTTGCTCTCATAAGAACCCAGGCGCTATCCGCCGATATTGCTTACTGCTTTGATTTCAGTAACTGCGGCGCCTGAGCCCTGCTTCAGTTTCCACCACTTTCCACGCCGTCAAACCACTGAAGCTCCGAAAACAGAAGAACCGACTACACAAGCTGAACCGATAAAAGAGAAGAAAGTGAAGAAATTGGAAAAACGTTAGTTCGCTCTAAGATGTAGCGTGTCTTTTAACAAGCCATCTGTGTGGCTCCCTtcctttgccgctaggggcgctgttccaactccatacaaatttgagttaacttttacgctatcgaaaacgttaaaaaacacgcactaagcatactgataTTATATTTGAGGATACGTCGCATTGTGGGTGACAGTGTTTTGAGTGATGCTTATGTCCAGTAGTAACCTTTTAGAGACTGGTAAAGATGaccatgaaatgaaatgatgctACGTGATTACTCCTAAATTAATTCCTTAATCAATGATTCCTGAATCAATCGCACAAAACACTATGCGTAATAAGATTATATAGAGTACAAATAACCGTCCAAAGAACAAGGTGTTTGTTACAACTTTGGAATTAAGTTGGATATGTACAATTAAACCTATAGTTACATCTATGACCCATAGTGAGGAAGACGCGCGGTGTTTTCATATCGACCGATGTGACTATGCCAAGCCTCATATCCTGTAGGGACCAATACGTATTTGATGTTCAAAAATGACTTTCACGATAAGGGATAAACGTTTATAAAATGGAATCGTTTTCAATTACTGGTAATACGGGCGCACAGTGGGTGGTTACCACCATGCATTCTATTTCTGTTGCGAGACAGTGTTCCATTATGCAAAACAGCTTGAATATCGACCTCGTTTCTCAATGGCGGTAGTAGTGATTCGCTTTGTGATGACTGTGAGCTAACGACTTAACAGAAATTGGGCAGGGTTCATCAGTTCAGcagaagaaataaaataaagtataaatgtaTATTGCCGACAGCCTGTGtagtcataataaataatagatagctgggaacaaatcacacaatccACGCTCGTtatccaaattaggattccctgtgctatgAGTACCAGAAACTAAGGGTACTTatatacgtataaatatatacatatcgacTCTTGacaggcaaacgtgactaagcgacaatgcgtgaactttacagtagactaatttaaagttgaaatacctgaaaaaaattctattttaaggaatctagctgtaggattgaaatgattttaatagacctagaaatatatattttttgcgcatcgaatatggttattgtctatcatttatgtacaaagcagttattgtcgcttagtcacgtttgcctttcaagcgtcgatatattatagttaataaacacccagacagaCAGCAAACGAACCTGCTCATCACACGGATGTTTGCCCGAAGTGGGAATCCCATGGCGCAACCGTCAGGGCACTATCAGGACCGTCAGCCTTTAAGTTAAACTATATGTAATATGataaactaatattatttttcttaccgagtttttttttcttacagttGTACAAAATTGGTGTAAGTATTGGAGTTaatgttatattaataatcatattaatttaccgtttattcatattaataagaatttattaaacacataagaaaaagaaagagatgCAGGACGTAGTTCttccaaaaaatccactgaaaagtttcagtaaataaccactattttactgagactttattcCATaccatttcatctcatttcatttaatttcatcctaattCATCAggagtctcaaattaatcaacttcatttaatttcgcCTCATATCACTGGCA
Encoded here:
- the LOC101736821 gene encoding uncharacterized protein LOC101736821 isoform X1, whose translation is MKYCELFVALGVVFLVLIQDYNTVTAAPEPCFSFHHFPRRQTTEAPKTEEPTTQAEPIKEKKVKKLEKLVQNWLTAPWSSSGWEMQEAPEQSRNMFDTFISSYINFIAYLFNMF
- the LOC101736821 gene encoding uncharacterized protein LOC101736821 isoform X2 → MKYCELFVALGVVFLVLIQDYNTVTAAPEPCFSFHHFPRRQTTEAPKTEEPTTQAEPIKEKKVKKLEKLVQNWSSLLF